A single region of the Buteo buteo chromosome 16, bButBut1.hap1.1, whole genome shotgun sequence genome encodes:
- the PTP4A2 gene encoding protein tyrosine phosphatase type IVA 2, with protein MNRPAPVEITYENMRFLITHNPTNATLSKFIEELKKYGVTTLVRVCDATYDQAPIEKEGIQVLDWPFDDGAPPPNQIVDDWLNLLKTKFREEPGCCVAVHCVAGLGRAPVLVALALIECGMKYEDAVQFIRQKRRGAFNSKQLLYLEKYRPKMRLRFKDANGHCCVQ; from the exons ATGAACCGTCCAGCCCCCGTGGAAATTACTTATGAGAATATGCGTTTCCTGATCACTCACAACCCAACCAATGCAACCCTCAGCAAGTTCATAGAG gagCTGAAGAAGTACGGAGTGACAACCTTGGTGCGAGTTTGTGATGCCACTTATGATCAAGCTCCTATTGAAAAAGAAGGAATCCAGGTTCTA gaCTGGCCATTTGATGATGGAGCACCACCCCCGAATCAGATAGTTGATGACTGGCTAAACCTGTTGAAAACCAAATTTCGTGAAGAGCCTGGATGCTGTGTTGCTGTTCACTGTGTTGCAGGGTTGGGAAG GGCTCCTGTACTGGTTGCACTTGCTCTCATTGAATGTGGAATGAAGTACGAAGATGCAGTTCAGTTTATAAGGCA GAAAAGGAGGGGAGCTTTCAATTCCAAACAGCTGCTTTACCTTGAAAAATACCGACCTAAGATGCGATTACGCTTCAAAGATGCCAACGGTCACTGCTgtgttcaataa